One Bombus pyrosoma isolate SC7728 linkage group LG11, ASM1482585v1, whole genome shotgun sequence DNA segment encodes these proteins:
- the LOC122572604 gene encoding uncharacterized protein LOC122572604, translating to MVSDSAKILALVVTAIKNLRELKGSTSREILHYLSSVYDISPNVARRQMQTALKRGVAYGILKKNGGCYILPTNSEINCQEIAEQEVNLLDVCRRNRMQKKLGCKCKKRRRRRRRRKRFCRCKRRRRRRVRRQSRVCGRRRRRRKRKCRCGGLGKNLRRGDPDRTKRAGIPHAAENFPSGRLFEPSEAYDSAASEKTSLSSITSATD from the exons ATGGTGAGCGATTCGGCAAAAATTCTTGCCCTGGTCGTCACGGCAATAAAAAATCTTCGCGAATTGAAAGGCTCGACTTCTcgagaaattttacattatctCTCGTCCGTCTACGATATTTCACCAAATGTGGCACGTCGTCAG ATGCAGACCGCGTTAAAGCGCGGCGTCGCCTACGGTATCCTAAAGAAGAACGGGGGCTGTTACATTCTACCGACCAACAGCGAGATAAATTGCCAAGAAATTGCCGAACAGGAGGTCAATCTACTGGACGTCTGTCGCAGAAACAGAATGCAGAAAAAATTGGGCTGCAAGTGTAAGAAGAGACGGCGTAGACgtagaagaaggaaaaggttCTGTAGATGTAAGCGGAGACGAAGGAGGAGAGTAAGAAGACAAAGCAGAGTTTGTggaaggaggagaaggagaaggaagaggaagtgTCGGTGCGGTGGTCTAGGAAAAAATCTAAGGAGAGGTGATCCAGATAGGACGAAACGGGCCGGGATACCCCATGCAGCCGAAAACTTTCCGAGTGGGAGACTTTTCGAACCGTCGGAGGCTTACGATTCCGCGGCCAGCGAGAAAACCTCTTTGTCCAGCATCACCTCGGCAACAGACTAG